One genomic region from Streptomyces sp. NBC_00582 encodes:
- a CDS encoding RNA polymerase sigma factor, which yields MRSVRKAPGEPDEEHLVRLVAKGDRAAFEELYRRTSPWMAVRLRRRCADEQIVAEVMQETYLAVWRAAGAFVGTTAGGTAVGWLWTIAARRLVDAFRRRAHHAEPPPAAASRPVAPAAEEEALATTVGGEVGDALRRLAPELRDVLQAMVLDGLSVRETSVLLGLPEGTVKTRARRARIEMRKALA from the coding sequence GTGAGATCAGTCAGGAAGGCACCGGGCGAGCCGGACGAGGAGCATCTCGTGCGGCTGGTGGCCAAGGGTGACCGTGCCGCGTTCGAGGAGCTGTACCGGCGTACGTCGCCGTGGATGGCGGTGCGGCTGCGCCGCCGCTGTGCGGACGAGCAGATCGTCGCCGAGGTCATGCAGGAGACCTATCTGGCGGTGTGGCGCGCGGCGGGCGCGTTCGTCGGGACCACGGCCGGGGGGACCGCCGTCGGCTGGCTGTGGACGATCGCGGCGCGCCGACTCGTCGACGCGTTCCGGCGCCGGGCCCACCACGCGGAGCCGCCACCCGCGGCCGCGTCGCGGCCCGTGGCGCCCGCCGCCGAGGAGGAGGCGCTCGCGACGACCGTCGGCGGTGAGGTCGGCGACGCGCTGCGGCGCCTCGCGCCGGAGCTCAGAGATGTCCTGCAGGCCATGGTGCTCGACGGGCTGTCCGTCCGGGAGACCTCGGTGCTGCTGGGACTGCCCGAGGGCACGGTCAAGACCCGTGCCCGCCGGGCCCGGATCGAGATGCGGAAGGCGCTGGCATGA